The Fimbriimonas ginsengisoli Gsoil 348 genome window below encodes:
- a CDS encoding thioredoxin family protein codes for MKRALLALTLLAGASLASADGWLTSYDEALKQSKKSGKPVLVNFTGSDWCTFCIQLDKEVFTKPVFRDWAKKNVILLRLDFPHKPQPAKVAKTNQGIAMRYGITGFPTILFLSATGNVIGHYGYDRGGPTYWTKNAEAILKMGARQGA; via the coding sequence ATGAAGCGCGCTCTCTTGGCCCTAACCCTACTCGCCGGCGCATCGCTGGCTTCCGCCGACGGCTGGCTGACCTCTTACGACGAGGCGCTGAAGCAGTCGAAGAAGAGCGGAAAGCCGGTGTTGGTAAATTTCACGGGCTCGGACTGGTGCACCTTCTGTATTCAACTTGACAAGGAAGTCTTCACCAAGCCGGTTTTTCGAGACTGGGCGAAGAAGAATGTGATCCTGCTTCGACTGGACTTCCCCCACAAGCCACAGCCTGCGAAGGTCGCCAAGACGAACCAGGGAATCGCGATGCGGTACGGGATTACCGGGTTTCCCACGATCCTCTTTCTCTCCGCGACCGGCAATGTGATTGGCCACTACGGCTACGATCGAGGCGGGCCAACTTATTGGACGAAGAACGCCGAAGCGATCTTAAAGATGGGCGCCCGGCAAGGGGCTTGA
- a CDS encoding DUF503 domain-containing protein encodes MIIGTLEVELRLDGCFNLKEKRRVLQSLLQRLRNETGVAVAEIADHDLWNSAVVGIATVSAHVSTIESVLDHVLSRIDADPGVEIVSLDRRVERT; translated from the coding sequence TTGATCATCGGCACGCTGGAGGTGGAGCTAAGGCTGGACGGCTGCTTCAACCTCAAGGAGAAACGCCGGGTCCTGCAGAGCCTTTTGCAACGCCTGCGGAACGAAACGGGGGTTGCGGTCGCGGAAATTGCGGACCATGATCTGTGGAATAGCGCCGTCGTCGGCATCGCCACCGTCTCGGCCCACGTTTCGACCATCGAGAGCGTGTTAGATCATGTCCTCTCGCGTATCGACGCCGACCCGGGGGTGGAGATCGTCTCGCTCGATCGGCGGGTCGAGCGTACATAG
- a CDS encoding aldo/keto reductase, translating to MEYRSLGRTGVQVSVACMGTMTFGWEPDDWGSHEEEAIRLTHVANDIGINFFDTADVYARGVSETILGKALKGRRDRVVLATKCHGKMDDADPNAWGNSYRHIVEACDASLRRLGTDWIDLYQIHRPQPAVPIDETLRALDDLRRAGKIRYAGCSTFAAWQVCEAHYVAKELGAAGFVTEQPPYNLLDRRVERELLPFCRTYDYGVIPWSPLAGGMLSGKYLEPGTKGARYSASDPGGRLKQVPVAKLRRLKALAERNEMSLATLSLAWVASQPGITSPIIGARSEQQLRESAAACERKLSPKLLKAVDEIFEPGSHHVNYYSANFGPNGRVR from the coding sequence GGAGTATCGCTCGCTTGGACGAACCGGAGTTCAGGTCTCGGTAGCCTGTATGGGAACGATGACGTTCGGTTGGGAGCCGGACGATTGGGGGTCTCACGAAGAAGAGGCGATCCGCCTGACCCACGTCGCGAACGATATCGGCATCAATTTCTTCGACACTGCGGACGTCTACGCCCGCGGGGTCAGCGAAACGATTCTTGGCAAGGCGCTCAAGGGTCGCCGTGACCGAGTGGTTCTCGCCACGAAGTGCCACGGGAAAATGGACGACGCGGACCCAAACGCATGGGGGAACAGCTACCGTCATATTGTCGAAGCATGCGACGCCAGCTTGCGCCGCCTCGGAACCGACTGGATCGACCTCTACCAAATCCACCGTCCCCAGCCCGCGGTTCCGATCGACGAAACCCTGCGAGCATTGGACGATTTGCGCCGCGCTGGCAAGATCCGCTATGCGGGATGCTCCACCTTCGCCGCCTGGCAAGTCTGCGAAGCGCACTACGTCGCGAAAGAGCTCGGCGCGGCCGGGTTCGTTACGGAGCAGCCGCCCTATAACCTGCTCGACCGCCGCGTCGAACGCGAGCTGCTGCCGTTTTGCCGAACCTACGATTACGGCGTAATCCCTTGGTCCCCGCTCGCCGGCGGGATGCTAAGCGGGAAGTATCTGGAGCCGGGAACCAAAGGAGCCCGCTACTCCGCAAGCGACCCGGGCGGCCGCCTCAAGCAAGTTCCCGTTGCCAAGCTGCGACGGCTAAAGGCATTGGCGGAAAGAAACGAAATGTCGCTCGCCACCCTCAGCCTCGCATGGGTAGCCAGTCAGCCGGGAATCACAAGCCCGATCATCGGGGCGAGGTCGGAGCAGCAGCTACGCGAATCCGCCGCGGCTTGCGAGCGCAAGTTGAGTCCGAAACTCCTCAAAGCGGTCGACGAAATCTTCGAACCGGGATCCCACCACGTCAATTACTATTCCGCCAACTTCGGGCCGAATGGCCGGGTGCGCTAG